The following coding sequences are from one Treponema parvum window:
- a CDS encoding alpha-glucosidase/alpha-galactosidase, with the protein MRDLHSIKIAYIGGGSKQWARVFMNDLALAKDISGEIALFDIDVESAERNKKIGERINQSEKAVSKWKYSVYKRIDGALKNADFVVISILPGTFEEMRSDVHAPEKYGIYQPVGDTCGPGAVLRNMRTIPVYEEFAKKIMTYCPDAWVINFTNPMSLCVKTLYDVFPKIKAFGCCHEVFHTQKFLCCVAHEILGIPQPQRNEIYTDVSGINHFTWITEAYYKDINLMSLLPQFIKKYFDSGYYEEGAADKYKTDMFAYANRVKMDMFNRYNVLGAAGDRHLVEFMNNGWYLENPKAVEFWKFRLTTVDFRVKQQKERIEETIAMAEGKKPVTVKKSSEEAVELIKALLGLETRVSNVNMPNKGQMPDYPMGAVVETNCVFSNNYVAPVTAKPLPDGPKALVMRNLINNEVLYEGVKNRDLDMIFESFINQPLCSKLNISDARELFKTMIDNTASYLPEKLRHWA; encoded by the coding sequence ATGAGAGATTTACACAGTATTAAGATCGCTTATATCGGCGGAGGATCCAAACAGTGGGCGCGCGTTTTTATGAACGACCTTGCCCTTGCAAAGGATATTTCCGGAGAGATCGCGCTTTTCGATATCGACGTAGAATCGGCGGAAAGGAATAAAAAAATCGGAGAGCGAATCAATCAGTCCGAAAAAGCCGTTTCAAAATGGAAGTATTCGGTCTATAAAAGAATTGACGGAGCTTTAAAGAATGCGGACTTTGTCGTCATTTCGATACTTCCGGGAACCTTTGAAGAAATGCGTTCCGACGTGCACGCGCCTGAAAAATACGGCATATATCAGCCTGTTGGCGACACCTGCGGTCCCGGCGCCGTCTTACGCAATATGCGTACCATTCCCGTTTATGAAGAATTTGCAAAAAAAATAATGACCTATTGTCCGGACGCATGGGTTATAAACTTTACAAATCCGATGAGTTTGTGTGTAAAAACCTTGTACGACGTGTTTCCGAAAATAAAGGCCTTCGGCTGCTGCCACGAAGTTTTTCATACCCAAAAATTCCTTTGCTGTGTAGCGCACGAAATTTTAGGCATCCCCCAACCTCAAAGAAATGAAATTTATACCGATGTTTCAGGGATAAATCACTTTACATGGATCACCGAAGCCTATTACAAAGACATAAACCTTATGTCGCTTCTTCCCCAATTCATTAAAAAATATTTCGATTCGGGGTATTACGAAGAAGGCGCTGCGGACAAATACAAGACGGATATGTTCGCTTATGCGAACAGGGTAAAGATGGACATGTTTAACAGATACAATGTTTTGGGAGCCGCAGGCGACCGACACCTTGTAGAGTTTATGAATAACGGATGGTATTTGGAAAATCCTAAAGCCGTGGAATTTTGGAAATTCCGCCTTACGACCGTAGATTTCCGTGTAAAACAGCAAAAAGAACGGATCGAAGAGACTATAGCTATGGCGGAAGGTAAAAAGCCCGTAACTGTAAAAAAATCGAGCGAAGAAGCCGTAGAATTGATAAAGGCGCTTTTGGGGCTTGAAACGCGGGTATCAAACGTAAATATGCCGAATAAAGGACAGATGCCCGACTACCCCATGGGCGCCGTAGTTGAAACGAACTGCGTTTTTTCAAACAACTATGTTGCGCCTGTAACTGCGAAACCGCTGCCGGACGGTCCTAAAGCCCTTGTGATGAGGAACCTCATAAATAACGAAGTTCTTTATGAAGGCGTAAAAAATCGCGATCTTGATATGATCTTCGAATCGTTTATAAACCAGCCCTTGTGCTCAAAATTAAATATTTCCGACGCAAGAGAGCTGTTTAAAACTATGATAGACAATACCGCGTCTTATCTGCCCGAAAAATTAAGGCATTGGGCATAA
- a CDS encoding HAD family hydrolase, which yields MKKIEAIIFDMDGVILDTESISKRAWYAAGKDFGIDTAEIEKIFRLSMGCNKNDTKIALENLYGSVFSVDEFLKKTSVYFDKIAGEHGIPLMNGAKQVLEYLSSRYCVALASSTRRSRVIPQLTDAGVIDFFKTVTTGDSVTHSKPAPDIYLSACESIGYSAGVCAAVEDSPNGIKSAYAAGLFCIMIPDQIEPDEEIKKLLWKLCESLDDLKSIF from the coding sequence ATGAAAAAAATAGAAGCGATAATTTTTGACATGGACGGGGTAATACTCGATACGGAATCTATTTCAAAACGAGCGTGGTATGCGGCAGGCAAGGATTTTGGAATAGATACCGCTGAAATAGAAAAGATATTTCGTCTAAGCATGGGCTGCAACAAGAACGACACGAAAATTGCGTTAGAGAATTTATACGGTTCGGTATTTTCCGTAGACGAATTTCTAAAAAAAACATCCGTGTATTTTGATAAGATTGCAGGCGAGCATGGAATTCCTCTTATGAACGGGGCGAAGCAAGTGTTGGAGTATCTCAGCTCCCGTTATTGCGTGGCTCTCGCATCTTCTACGAGAAGATCGCGCGTCATACCGCAACTTACGGATGCGGGAGTAATAGATTTTTTTAAAACCGTAACTACGGGAGATTCGGTAACGCACAGTAAACCTGCTCCTGACATATATCTTTCAGCCTGCGAATCCATAGGATATTCTGCGGGCGTATGTGCGGCCGTTGAAGACAGCCCTAACGGAATAAAAAGCGCTTATGCCGCAGGCCTTTTTTGCATTATGATTCCGGATCAAATAGAGCCGGACGAGGAAATAAAAAAACTGCTTTGGAAGCTGTGCGAAAGCCTTGATGACTTAAAAAGTATTTTTTGA
- a CDS encoding MFS transporter, whose translation MQIIIPVFFIFTVNAVVNTYLPIILASVGYDIAKIGVLLSIFDFTGTFLALPCIYLIEKRNKYGIDLFFLLLPCILLPIPIVTVHNFLFSALFMGIYSVGYKCLFPVSDTVINNILIGRYSDYGKVRAIGSLSFVLMNIVMQIFLSRRHANSLEMTLWMTIPAILTAASLFFVPGLMPPLFVKKIAEKNNIQDKTDKGIKKIRHAIGVLVVKKHPFSLSSLVSGFSASFWAAMVLLIFAFLAMSPINKFFSLYVTEFLKLNSAPAFWAVHAAVEIPAMIFSGRFIRRFGNEKILCLCAIVISLRLWTYILFKSFAGALAGQFLNYFTFGLFHPAAISFIAEHVPPKKQVTGLALYAIGANGIGNILGSLTGGIIIEKFGFPTLFLWASFLPPLAVVLFMYLKKKGSCFDGNC comes from the coding sequence ATGCAAATTATAATTCCCGTTTTTTTTATTTTTACGGTTAACGCGGTCGTAAACACTTATCTTCCCATCATACTTGCTTCGGTGGGGTACGACATAGCTAAGATAGGCGTATTGTTGTCAATCTTTGACTTTACGGGAACGTTTTTAGCCCTGCCCTGTATTTATTTAATCGAAAAAAGGAATAAATACGGAATAGATCTTTTTTTTCTTCTTCTGCCTTGCATATTGCTGCCGATCCCCATAGTCACCGTCCATAATTTTTTGTTTTCGGCTCTCTTTATGGGTATTTATTCCGTAGGATACAAATGTCTATTTCCTGTTTCTGATACCGTGATAAACAACATACTCATAGGACGGTACAGCGATTACGGAAAGGTACGAGCTATAGGATCTTTAAGTTTCGTATTGATGAATATTGTCATGCAGATTTTTTTAAGCAGAAGGCATGCTAACAGTCTTGAAATGACTTTGTGGATGACGATTCCCGCCATTTTAACCGCGGCATCGCTTTTTTTTGTGCCGGGGCTAATGCCGCCGCTTTTTGTAAAAAAAATTGCGGAAAAAAACAATATACAAGATAAAACCGACAAAGGTATAAAAAAAATCAGGCATGCGATCGGCGTTCTTGTGGTAAAAAAACATCCTTTTTCGCTGTCATCGCTGGTATCAGGATTTTCAGCGTCGTTTTGGGCCGCAATGGTACTGCTGATCTTTGCTTTTCTTGCCATGTCGCCTATAAATAAGTTTTTTTCCCTGTATGTTACCGAATTTTTAAAGTTGAATTCGGCTCCGGCATTTTGGGCTGTTCACGCCGCAGTAGAAATACCTGCAATGATCTTTTCCGGGCGGTTTATAAGACGTTTCGGCAATGAAAAGATACTGTGTCTGTGCGCGATCGTCATATCGCTTCGCCTTTGGACTTATATATTGTTTAAATCTTTTGCAGGCGCCTTAGCCGGACAGTTTCTAAATTATTTTACTTTCGGACTTTTTCATCCTGCAGCGATTTCGTTTATTGCCGAGCACGTACCGCCTAAAAAGCAGGTTACGGGACTCGCTCTCTATGCGATAGGCGCAAACGGTATAGGGAATATACTTGGAAGTTTGACAGGCGGAATAATAATCGAAAAATTCGGTTTTCCGACCTTGTTTTTGTGGGCGTCGTTTTTGCCGCCGCTCGCCGTAGTCTTATTTATGTATCTGAAGAAAAAAGGAAGCTGTTTTGACGGTAATTGTTAA
- a CDS encoding iron-containing alcohol dehydrogenase yields the protein MRFTLPRDIYHGKGSIEVLKTFTGKKAMVCVGGGSMKRFGFLDKVVGYLKEAGMKVEVFEGIESDPSVDTVMKGADAMLKFEPDWIVAMGGGSPIDAAKAMWIKYEYPDTTFEDMCKVFGLPKLRRKAHFCAISSTSGTATEVTAFSIITDYKKGIKFPIADFEITPDVAIVDPALAETMPKKLVAHTGMDAITHAIEAYVSTAHCDYTDPLAIFAINMIQNDLVGSYNGDMAKRDSMHNAQCLAGMAFSNALLGIVHSMAHKTGAVFGDYGAHIIHGAANAMYLPKVIAFNAKNPEAKKRYGVIADHMKLGGKNDDEKVSLLIKTLRKMNDDLNIPHGIKNYGADSYPTEKGFVPEDVFLKRLPDIAKNAISDACTGSNPRQPTQKEMEELLKCCYYDTEVNF from the coding sequence ATGAGATTTACATTACCGAGGGACATTTATCACGGTAAAGGTTCTATCGAAGTTCTTAAAACCTTTACGGGGAAAAAGGCAATGGTTTGTGTTGGCGGCGGAAGCATGAAACGCTTCGGCTTTCTTGACAAGGTAGTCGGATATCTTAAAGAAGCGGGAATGAAAGTCGAAGTGTTTGAGGGTATCGAATCCGATCCTTCTGTAGATACGGTTATGAAAGGCGCCGATGCCATGCTTAAGTTCGAACCTGATTGGATAGTCGCCATGGGCGGCGGTTCTCCCATCGACGCGGCAAAGGCTATGTGGATAAAATATGAATATCCCGACACAACCTTTGAAGACATGTGTAAGGTTTTCGGACTTCCGAAACTGCGCAGAAAGGCGCATTTTTGCGCAATATCTTCAACTTCCGGTACGGCGACTGAAGTAACCGCATTTTCCATAATCACCGATTATAAAAAAGGAATTAAATTCCCCATTGCAGACTTTGAAATTACGCCTGATGTCGCCATAGTAGATCCTGCTCTGGCCGAAACCATGCCCAAAAAACTTGTGGCTCACACAGGTATGGACGCCATAACCCATGCAATAGAAGCCTATGTTTCTACGGCGCACTGCGATTACACGGATCCGCTTGCGATCTTTGCGATCAATATGATACAAAACGATCTCGTAGGTTCCTATAATGGCGATATGGCTAAGAGGGACAGCATGCACAACGCGCAGTGTCTGGCGGGAATGGCATTCTCCAACGCTTTGTTGGGTATAGTCCACTCTATGGCGCACAAGACGGGAGCTGTCTTCGGCGATTACGGCGCTCATATTATTCACGGAGCCGCAAACGCCATGTACTTGCCGAAGGTAATCGCGTTTAACGCAAAAAATCCTGAAGCAAAAAAACGCTACGGTGTCATCGCGGATCACATGAAACTCGGCGGCAAAAATGACGATGAAAAAGTTTCTTTGCTCATTAAAACGCTGCGCAAGATGAACGACGACTTAAATATTCCGCACGGCATTAAAAACTACGGAGCCGACAGCTATCCGACGGAAAAAGGCTTTGTTCCCGAAGACGTTTTCTTAAAGCGGCTTCCCGACATTGCAAAAAATGCGATCAGCGACGCATGTACCGGATCGAACCCGCGGCAGCCGACTCAAAAAGAAATGGAAGAATTGCTTAAGTGCTGCTACTATGACACTGAAGTTAATTTCTAG
- a CDS encoding alpha-amylase/4-alpha-glucanotransferase domain-containing protein: MDKISICFVLSSDHSQAEVSDNFLKNYKLIYKPLVSFLYTHPECKITFSFTGEQISWYKKNYPEFLKLVGELSGRKQVEVLGGGYYDPVFPLLYPVDRAGQIELLSSEIRKTIGKRPRGLQVCASSWDPSLVSGFQVCGMEYVILDSSLIPSSKQYYLPIIAADKGKTLCILSNFKDFIPDADLSPALYIKNMVATIKKNTKDELFSEDEADEKDRIVPVVLRKRLLAELLKNDWFENFLDEIKNTESVQLSLPLNCRRNAKTFIPAYIPAGISEEFSLLSSIPFLTVNNKKKTAATIYDFLRTYPRQQALYNRMLYVSMLLNQSHGDKMRKKLAREKLWESQNGKTFICCPESISNNARRRLVAYKNLAEAEKLLRDSSDFRESITNFDYNCDGINEYLCQMKQYNACIGLYGGSVFEFNIMKNTGNYADNLSRIERFDGYSDKYERGFFIDSLFDGDEFDLYKKHRPTGGGLFPSKKYDQLSFGSKRNEIRLKASGLFSAMKQPVSLLKNYFMTSSGMMVQYILKNESQSPLFAKFVVESNFARPDETFRYSLKVVSKAVSKDLDASAEDTRLINNVSVVQTTDLTNDISFIFEPNENATLSYSQISFMRPDASGDNVKAGMTLTEAFCWDIKLDAGMETEKTINFSIVPRKKKGENS; encoded by the coding sequence ATGGATAAAATAAGTATATGTTTTGTATTATCTTCAGATCATTCTCAGGCGGAAGTTTCAGATAATTTTCTAAAAAACTATAAGCTCATATACAAACCCCTCGTATCCTTTTTATACACGCATCCGGAATGTAAAATTACATTTTCATTTACGGGCGAACAAATTTCCTGGTACAAAAAAAATTATCCCGAATTTTTAAAACTGGTCGGAGAATTGAGCGGACGCAAACAGGTTGAAGTTTTAGGCGGCGGATATTACGATCCTGTTTTTCCATTGCTGTATCCCGTAGACAGGGCGGGGCAGATAGAGCTTTTGTCTTCCGAAATAAGAAAGACCATAGGCAAACGGCCTAGAGGATTACAGGTTTGTGCGAGCAGTTGGGATCCTTCGCTCGTTTCAGGTTTTCAAGTTTGCGGAATGGAATATGTGATTCTCGACAGCTCTCTCATTCCGTCTTCAAAACAGTATTATTTGCCTATCATAGCTGCGGACAAGGGAAAAACCCTGTGTATTCTTTCGAATTTTAAAGATTTTATTCCCGATGCGGATCTTTCTCCGGCCTTATACATAAAAAACATGGTGGCGACGATAAAAAAAAATACCAAAGACGAACTTTTCAGCGAAGACGAAGCGGATGAAAAGGACAGAATTGTTCCTGTAGTCCTGAGAAAGCGTTTACTGGCGGAACTTTTAAAAAACGACTGGTTTGAAAATTTTCTCGATGAAATAAAAAACACCGAATCAGTGCAGTTGTCGCTTCCGCTGAACTGCCGCAGAAACGCCAAAACTTTTATTCCCGCATACATACCGGCTGGCATAAGCGAAGAATTCTCCCTGTTGTCTTCAATTCCTTTTTTAACCGTAAACAATAAAAAAAAGACCGCCGCTACTATTTATGATTTTTTACGCACATATCCAAGACAGCAGGCGCTTTATAACAGAATGCTTTACGTAAGCATGCTTTTAAATCAGTCTCACGGCGACAAAATGCGAAAAAAACTTGCACGCGAAAAACTGTGGGAGTCCCAGAACGGCAAAACCTTCATATGTTGTCCTGAAAGCATAAGTAACAATGCCAGACGGCGCCTTGTTGCGTATAAAAATCTCGCCGAAGCGGAAAAACTTCTGCGCGACTCTTCCGATTTTCGCGAATCGATTACGAATTTCGATTATAACTGCGACGGAATTAACGAATATCTTTGCCAGATGAAGCAGTATAACGCCTGCATAGGGTTGTATGGCGGCTCCGTTTTCGAATTCAATATTATGAAAAACACCGGCAACTATGCGGACAATTTGAGCCGCATAGAAAGGTTTGACGGATATTCCGACAAATACGAACGGGGATTTTTTATAGACAGCCTCTTTGACGGCGATGAATTCGACCTTTACAAAAAACACCGCCCGACAGGGGGAGGACTCTTTCCCTCAAAAAAATACGACCAGCTGAGCTTCGGCAGCAAAAGGAATGAGATCCGTCTTAAAGCTTCAGGACTGTTTTCCGCCATGAAACAGCCGGTCAGCCTTTTAAAAAACTATTTTATGACAAGCAGCGGCATGATGGTTCAATACATATTGAAAAATGAAAGCCAAAGCCCTCTTTTTGCAAAATTCGTAGTCGAGTCAAATTTCGCCCGCCCGGACGAAACCTTCAGATACAGCCTTAAAGTTGTTTCAAAGGCGGTTAGCAAAGATCTTGACGCCTCGGCGGAAGACACTCGGCTTATAAACAATGTGTCCGTAGTTCAGACTACGGATTTGACAAACGACATCTCTTTTATATTCGAGCCGAACGAAAACGCTACCTTGTCGTATTCTCAAATATCCTTTATGCGCCCCGATGCGAGCGGAGACAATGTGAAAGCGGGAATGACGCTGACTGAGGCTTTTTGCTGGGACATAAAACTTGATGCGGGAATGGAAACTGAAAAGACGATAAATTTCAGCATTGTTCCCAGAAAGAAAAAAGGTGAAAATTCTTAG
- a CDS encoding RnfABCDGE type electron transport complex subunit D: MKKDLLNDLNIPSLIKDNFKLRSFVHFSCSSSDTVSAFLLFLIPQIVMLWLSGTVSSLYVILSSVIGSLSAESINSMLSKKKIFVVLSLVQGIIIGLLLPSGYPVISVFFLTLFSLLIFKYAFGGFSHPWINPAAVTVALAWIFNISAFPSFLVTGENLFSHNPSLILIQNGQIPVLPFDTKITLFLNEKIFNVFGLSIPEGYISLLWDSNSVIPAFRFNLITLITSAVFFAFDFVSGIIPACHIVVYGLLVYFVSSVAYGGMPGSGDVILALMSSGTLFTSIFLLSWFGTAPASRTGKIFYGISAGMIAFFIVGCGTSPAGSVFTVILANTVSLFYQQAEDFFAKRKMELLSEKEIIVFTGNDRFRKTILKKDLNDGSNKT; this comes from the coding sequence ATGAAAAAAGATTTATTAAATGATCTGAACATACCTTCTTTGATAAAAGACAATTTTAAGTTAAGATCTTTCGTTCATTTTTCATGTTCTTCAAGCGATACCGTATCCGCGTTTTTATTGTTTTTGATCCCGCAAATTGTAATGCTGTGGTTATCAGGAACCGTGTCGTCGCTGTATGTTATACTTTCTTCTGTCATCGGAAGTCTGTCTGCCGAAAGCATAAATTCCATGCTGTCAAAGAAAAAAATCTTTGTAGTTTTGTCGCTCGTTCAGGGGATCATCATAGGCTTGCTTTTGCCGTCCGGATATCCTGTGATTTCGGTTTTTTTTCTTACATTATTTTCTCTTTTGATTTTTAAATATGCCTTCGGAGGCTTTTCGCATCCGTGGATAAATCCTGCTGCAGTGACGGTTGCATTGGCATGGATTTTTAACATTTCGGCATTTCCTTCTTTTCTAGTCACGGGTGAAAATCTTTTTTCGCACAATCCGTCTCTTATCTTGATTCAAAACGGTCAAATTCCCGTTTTACCGTTTGATACGAAGATTACTCTGTTTCTTAATGAAAAAATTTTCAACGTCTTCGGGCTTTCGATTCCCGAAGGATATATATCTTTACTTTGGGATTCAAATTCCGTAATACCGGCGTTCAGATTTAATCTTATCACATTGATAACTTCCGCAGTGTTTTTTGCCTTCGATTTTGTTTCCGGTATCATTCCCGCATGTCACATCGTCGTATATGGGCTTTTGGTTTATTTTGTTTCTTCCGTCGCATACGGCGGTATGCCCGGTTCAGGCGATGTAATACTGGCGCTTATGTCAAGCGGAACTCTGTTCACGTCGATATTCCTTTTAAGCTGGTTCGGAACCGCCCCTGCTTCCCGTACCGGAAAAATTTTTTACGGAATTTCAGCCGGTATGATAGCCTTTTTTATCGTAGGCTGCGGAACGTCCCCTGCGGGATCCGTTTTTACTGTGATTTTGGCAAACACGGTTTCTCTTTTTTATCAGCAGGCTGAAGATTTTTTTGCAAAAAGAAAAATGGAGCTCCTTTCAGAAAAAGAAATTATTGTTTTCACCGGTAACGACAGATTTCGAAAGACGATTTTAAAAAAGGATTTGAATGATGGATCAAATAAAACATAA
- a CDS encoding 4Fe-4S dicluster domain-containing protein, whose translation MIKLQKINEEISYQAIDSFLPRVVTVPIDTERSGNYKLLVSEGDRVREGQVIARSQDPLEPLAAQIHSPIPGIVTGFSSVPLFDGKKSDAVLIMLEGKFSYRGKKSRPNKWSDISPSEIVEMISYYGVINTFFINKPFSLATQIKTKKKEASNVLVVRLFDEDPYRCTDSFLTNTGFDRIKKGAAILAYAMNASGIVFAYNDALPSPENTAEETENHDIFNSIPVKYVGVDCTDYPAGFQRILIETVLKKLQADEIFSKINIYDLLVDSVTLIHLYEAIELHRPVINQYVYVYGDCLKVSGILRLPLGSTIDFLSAQCGGFLKKPSKIIINGQLTGYLAPERSVPITKNVKSVAFSSSYKFPFFTPNECVRCGKCRSVCPSGLSPDLLFNQMLNDIHKMEAGLLKASSLCMGCTLCNAVCSSRLPLSQAIETLKESQS comes from the coding sequence ATGATAAAACTGCAAAAAATAAATGAAGAAATTTCTTACCAAGCCATAGACTCTTTTTTACCGCGCGTAGTGACCGTTCCGATCGATACGGAAAGATCGGGCAATTATAAATTGCTTGTTTCGGAAGGAGACCGCGTAAGGGAAGGGCAGGTTATCGCGCGCAGCCAGGATCCGCTTGAACCTTTGGCTGCACAAATTCATTCGCCCATACCCGGTATTGTAACGGGATTTTCTTCCGTACCGCTTTTCGACGGCAAAAAAAGCGACGCCGTGCTTATTATGCTCGAAGGGAAATTTTCTTACCGCGGTAAAAAATCAAGACCGAATAAGTGGTCGGATATTTCTCCTTCCGAAATAGTTGAAATGATCTCCTATTACGGCGTGATAAACACTTTTTTCATAAACAAACCTTTTTCGCTTGCAACCCAGATAAAAACGAAAAAAAAAGAAGCTTCAAATGTTCTTGTAGTAAGACTTTTTGACGAAGATCCGTACCGCTGTACCGATTCCTTTCTCACCAACACCGGCTTTGACAGAATAAAAAAAGGAGCCGCTATCCTTGCCTATGCTATGAACGCTTCGGGCATTGTCTTTGCGTATAACGACGCCTTACCCAGCCCCGAAAACACCGCCGAAGAAACCGAAAATCACGATATTTTTAATTCAATTCCCGTAAAATATGTCGGCGTCGATTGTACGGATTATCCGGCGGGCTTTCAGCGCATACTTATTGAAACCGTACTAAAAAAACTTCAAGCCGATGAAATTTTTTCAAAAATAAATATTTACGATCTGCTCGTCGACAGCGTTACGCTGATTCATCTGTATGAGGCGATAGAGCTTCACAGACCCGTCATAAATCAATACGTATACGTTTACGGCGACTGTCTCAAAGTTTCGGGAATATTGAGGCTCCCGTTAGGGTCGACGATAGATTTTTTATCGGCGCAATGCGGAGGATTTTTAAAGAAGCCTTCAAAAATAATCATAAACGGGCAGCTCACCGGTTATCTTGCGCCAGAAAGATCCGTGCCCATAACAAAAAATGTAAAGTCCGTCGCATTCTCGTCATCCTACAAATTTCCGTTTTTTACTCCGAACGAATGCGTGCGCTGCGGAAAATGCCGCTCCGTTTGCCCTTCAGGGCTGAGCCCCGATCTTTTGTTCAATCAAATGCTTAACGACATTCATAAAATGGAAGCGGGCTTATTGAAAGCCTCAAGTTTATGCATGGGCTGTACCTTGTGTAATGCCGTGTGTTCTTCCAGATTGCCTTTGAGTCAGGCGATAGAGACCCTTAAGGAGTCGCAGTCATGA
- a CDS encoding divergent PAP2 family protein produces MYTGEKLYFLFSNPIVIACVFSWFCAQFIKTVIKLFYGQIHSFKQLFELLLWRTGGMPSSHSALVACLSTAIAYRSGVDSDIFILSLCFFLVTIRDAVGVRRANGIQAKRLNEIIKIMNEKKLSNFKPIKEVQGHSPMEVFVGCLLGFFIGTAFSVL; encoded by the coding sequence ATGTATACCGGTGAAAAACTATATTTTCTTTTTTCCAACCCGATCGTGATAGCCTGTGTTTTCAGCTGGTTTTGTGCTCAATTCATAAAAACCGTCATAAAATTGTTTTACGGCCAGATACATTCGTTTAAGCAGCTTTTTGAACTTTTGCTTTGGCGCACGGGCGGTATGCCGTCGAGCCATTCGGCGCTGGTAGCATGCCTTTCCACAGCTATAGCGTACAGATCCGGCGTCGATTCCGATATATTTATTCTTTCGCTTTGTTTTTTTCTTGTAACGATACGGGATGCCGTAGGGGTAAGGCGGGCTAACGGAATTCAGGCGAAACGGTTAAACGAGATCATTAAGATAATGAATGAAAAAAAATTGTCGAATTTTAAACCGATAAAAGAAGTTCAGGGACATTCGCCTATGGAAGTCTTTGTAGGTTGCCTTTTGGGTTTTTTTATCGGCACCGCCTTCAGTGTACTGTGA
- a CDS encoding RluA family pseudouridine synthase yields MDFKTFYCGKDDEGRRLDRIVRKFLSEESLSILYKSIRNGFIKVNKKTVSPSYRVRENDALFIASSLAPAVSFDESAGRFPPKERYPAFSKENTIFKNEAIIVINKPYDVSVQGKNSLSDQIVSIWKGEEKTKDGSSSLSFIPGPLHRLDRKTTGVLIFSQNLKGAQWFSSAFKHNAIKKIYLALLQGRLDEPVFWHDSIVKKTDNDKNFHTVNIVSDKTEAGKAAVTKAEPLYYGIYENLDITLAKITIETGRTHQIRSQAAFHGFPLLGDTAYGGKKITADRDFYLHSYALLIPENNPLSVPKKLIAFIPTKFEKMLSKTLISPLRINII; encoded by the coding sequence ATGGACTTTAAAACTTTTTATTGCGGCAAAGACGACGAAGGCAGACGCCTTGATAGAATAGTAAGAAAGTTTTTAAGCGAAGAATCTCTTTCCATTCTTTATAAGTCTATAAGAAACGGATTTATAAAAGTAAATAAAAAGACGGTAAGTCCTTCCTACCGTGTGCGGGAAAACGACGCGCTTTTTATCGCATCCTCGTTGGCTCCTGCCGTAAGCTTTGACGAGAGCGCCGGACGTTTCCCGCCTAAAGAGCGCTACCCTGCATTTTCAAAAGAGAATACTATTTTTAAAAATGAAGCTATAATTGTGATAAACAAACCCTACGACGTTTCCGTGCAAGGCAAAAATTCTCTTTCCGATCAAATCGTCAGTATTTGGAAAGGGGAAGAAAAAACAAAAGACGGCAGTTCTTCTCTCTCGTTTATTCCCGGTCCCCTACACAGGCTTGACAGAAAAACGACGGGAGTACTAATTTTTTCCCAAAATCTTAAAGGAGCTCAGTGGTTTTCAAGCGCGTTTAAGCATAACGCGATCAAAAAGATATATTTGGCGCTTTTACAGGGCAGACTTGATGAGCCGGTGTTTTGGCATGACAGCATTGTAAAAAAAACGGATAACGACAAAAACTTTCACACCGTAAACATCGTGAGCGATAAAACCGAAGCCGGCAAGGCGGCCGTCACAAAAGCGGAGCCGCTATATTACGGGATTTATGAAAATCTTGACATAACGCTTGCAAAGATAACGATAGAAACCGGAAGGACACATCAAATAAGGAGCCAGGCCGCCTTTCACGGATTTCCGCTTTTAGGCGATACGGCTTACGGAGGAAAAAAAATAACGGCCGACAGGGATTTTTATCTGCATTCCTACGCCCTGCTAATTCCTGAAAACAATCCATTATCCGTTCCCAAAAAACTAATCGCATTTATTCCGACAAAATTTGAAAAAATGTTAAGTAAAACCTTGATAAGTCCTCTCCGTATTAATATAATCTAA